A DNA window from Mastomys coucha isolate ucsf_1 unplaced genomic scaffold, UCSF_Mcou_1 pScaffold21, whole genome shotgun sequence contains the following coding sequences:
- the Itpripl2 gene encoding inositol 1,4,5-trisphosphate receptor-interacting protein-like 2 → MSVRYTLNLRVFWPLVTGLCTALVCLYHALRSSEDAQVEPPDGADSGFPLLKVAVLLLLGYILLRCRHAIRQRLLPGSSRPCGHANVSARSLQEPGLSILLESYYEHEVRLSPHVLGHSKAHVSRIVGELVQAGRARGSPGPITGGALALAFRGDFIQVGSAYEQHKIRRPDSFDVLVPLRLPPQVALEPRSLGTEPTLTPAFRSCFVCALKAPPSPSGTSTGQWHRDCKPFAEGFCVDVQGRRHLSATLVLRWFQAHLQRSLATVRYSLEGRCRVSLTPGGLEQPPTLHILPCRTDYGCCRLSMAVRLIPAVHLGDGVFLVAPPPPPSPSGALSELPGGLRAEALWGVNTARQEQKLLGWLQERAPPGACYLKCLQLLKALRDLGARGLDPMAATHWGRILSSYVLKTAVLEVLLNEGGPTPSWDEAHLSECLEKLVKFLRDCLLRRRDLFHCVLGPAGAAAEVGPLPKVLREAAPVDLLAPFDRHARDLAAARLLSTWRRLPQLLRVYGGPRYLARCPAPRSQRTQGFPEDEP, encoded by the coding sequence ATGTCCGTGCGGTACACGCTCAACCTGCGGGTCTTCTGGCCCTTGGTGACCGGGCTGTGCACGGCGCTGGTGTGCCTCTACCATGCCCTACGCAGCAGCGAGGATGCCCAGGTCGAGCCCCCCGACGGCGCAGACAGCGGCTTCCCGCTGCTCAAGGTGGCCGTCCTTCTTCTCCTCGGCTACATCCTCCTACGATGTCGCCACGCCATCCGCCAGCGCCTCTTGCCAGGTTCTTCCCGCCCTTGTGGCCATGCCAACGTCTCAGCCAGATCCTTGCAAGAGCCGGGCCTGAGCATCTTACTGGAGAGTTACTATGAGCACGAGGTGCGCCTGTCGCCACATGTGCTGGGTCACAGCAAAGCGCATGTGAGCCGGATCGTGGGGGAACTGGTGCAAGCTGGCCGGGCCCGAGGGTCTCCGGGTCCCATCACCGGGGGAGCGCTGGCTTTGGCCTTCCGGGGAGACTTTATCCAGGTGGGCAGCGCCTACGAACAGCATAAAATCCGCCGACCCGACAGCTTCGACGTGTTGGTGCCACTGCGACTCCCGCCGCAGGTGGCGCTGGAGCCGCGGAGCCTGGGGACCGAACCCACGCTGACCCCAGCCTTCCGGAGCTGCTTCGTGTGCGCCCTCAAGGCACCGCCCTCGCCATCGGGGACCTCGACGGGCCAGTGGCATCGCGACTGCAAGCCCTTCGCTGAAGGCTTCTGTGTGGATGTGCAGGGCCGTCGCCACCTCTCAGCTACCCTGGTGCTGCGCTGGTTCCAGGCGCACCTCCAGCGCTCCTTGGCCACTGTGCGCTACAGCTTGGAGGGTCGCTGTCGGGTTAGCCTGACCCCAGGTGGTCTGGAGCAGCCTCCCACCCTCCACATCCTCCCTTGCCGCACGGACTACGGCTGCTGCCGTCTTTCCATGGCCGTGCGCCTCATCCCTGCTGTCCACCTGGGTGATGGCGTCTTCCTTGTGGCACCGCCGCCACCACCCTCGCCTAGCGGGGCCCTGTCAGAACTCCCGGGTGGTCTGCGCGCTGAGGCACTGTGGGGTGTGAACACAGCACGTCAGGAGCAGAAATTGCTGGGCTGGCTTCAGGAACGGGCGCCTCCAGGTGCTTGCTACCTCAAGTGCCTGCAGCTGCTTAAGGCTCTTCGAGACTTGGGTGCCCGCGGACTGGACCCGATGGCTGCTACACACTGGGGACGCATCCTGTCCTCCTATGTGCTCAAAACAGCAGTGCTGGAGGTGCTTCTGAACGAGGGCGGCCCAACACCTAGCTGGGATGAGGCACACCTGAGTGAGTGCTTGGAGAAGTTGGTGAAGTTCCTTAGGGACTGTCTGCTGCGACGCAGAGACCTCTTCCATTGTGTCCTAGGCCCTGCTGGGGCAGCGGCCGAGGTTGGCCCCCTGCCCAAGGTGCTGCGCGAGGCCGCTCCAGTTGACCTCCTGGCACCTTTCGACCGGCACGCCCGGGACCTTGCGGCAGCACGGTTGCTGTCCACCTGGCGAAGATTGCCCCAACTTCTCCGGGTCTACGGTGGTCCCCGCTACCTTGCCAGGTGCCCTGCACCCCGGAGTCAACGCACCCAGGGCTTCCCTGAAGATGAACCCTGA